A stretch of the Corylus avellana chromosome ca6, CavTom2PMs-1.0 genome encodes the following:
- the LOC132184014 gene encoding uncharacterized protein LOC132184014 translates to MKTLDMLINNISVNWDAALGERTGNVGLGAIIRNHQGEVLAARSLTRVGLLEPAAAEALGALMAIQLARDMGYLSIILEGDAKVVIEAVLSNEPDWSRRGHLIDDIRTALTSFTQWKMAYVQRDANKAAHRLARMATAQSMDKVWTFDFPECIRELCFSGAKCSEHV, encoded by the exons ATGAAGACATTAGATATGCTGATA AATAATATTTCGGTGAATTGGGATGCTGCGTTGGGAGAACGAACAGGAAATGTCGGCCTCGGTGCAATCATTCGGAATCATCAAGGAGAGGTGCTGGCTGCGAGGAGCCTAACACGGGTTGGTTTGCTTGAACCCGCTGCAGCTGAAGCGCTAGGAGCTCTAATGGCAATCCAGCTAGCACGGGATATGGGTTATTTGAGCATCATTCTAGAGGGGGATGCCAAGGTGGTCATTGAGGCGGTGCTTTCAAATGAACCAGACTGGAGTAGAAGAGGTCACCTCATTGATGATATCCGGACTGCCCTTACGTCCTTTACTCAGTGGAAGATGGCATACGTTCAGAGGGATGCAAACAAGGCAGCACACAGGTTGGCAAGGATGGCAACGGCCCAGTCTATGGATAAAGTGTGGACCTTTGATTTTCCTGAATGTATACGTGAACTCTGTTTTTCGGGAGCTAAGTGCTCAGAGCATGTTTGA